Proteins co-encoded in one Christiangramia fulva genomic window:
- a CDS encoding glycoside hydrolase domain-containing protein → MKNTLFGLLILLYVSAFSQHTYPPQQYKWNADSLGTQRAVLKVLSDDDTVSATIPWRNRNVSNEQQLIIVDSLSNHRFYPTQYNEMNALSGTFRFHPNSGKGIYYVYFLPYELHGSKNYPNAVYLTREVPLQTSALKKGANTKFLRIESVNEFNNSSEMEIIASPNEITEFLNKTGKQPYYVFPETFRQPIIMKNRLPKKWMIKKGASEILRDRVSRGAFYAFQLGIWSADHNLDQVEVSVSDLKSETGDVISRNNFTCFNTEGVDYRGNPMRQEVNIPKGIIQPLWCGFEIKKDLAPGTYTGIATVTVGQKNKKEIKLQFDVREDIAKNLSFDEPWKMTRLPWLNSRLAEGNTVIAPYEPLKITGNEIQLLGRKVILDSSGLPKRILTYFNSRMTRILDRPSDILAKPIQFQIKNSRDEFLHFKASSLKFTQKEDGKVSWKTTLTFSKMELEILGSIEFDGFMDYKVKVIAKEPVSLNDIAMEIPVAKNKFRYFMGLGKKGGNAPDSLKWKWDVTHKNQDGGWFGGVNGGIQFSLRDQHYMRPLNTNFYLKKPLLLPTSWGNDNKGGINIDSKDDMVTVNCYSGTRDLKKGDSLYYNFHLLITPFHTLNTSQQWDMRFYHAYKPIDTVVASGATVVNIHHGNEINPYINYPFIATKEMKDYVDEAHQKGIKVKIYNTIREVSNRLYELYPIRSLGHEVFSSGEGGGYSWLQEHLNDDYIAAWYVPQFHDAAIINSGMNRWHNYYVEGMNWLVDNIDIDGIYLDDVAFDRITMKRIKRVLTKNGHPGIIDLHSANQYNERDGFNNSANLYLEHFPYLNRLWFGEYFDYENNGPDFMLTEVSGIPFGLMGEMLQDGGNLYRGMLYGMTNRMPWSANADPRPIWKLWDEFEIQGSEMIGYWAEDCPVKTDNDQVLVTVYKKGKKVLISMASWYPEQTEVSLQINWKLLGIKPK, encoded by the coding sequence ATGAAAAATACCCTATTTGGTTTGTTGATATTGCTGTATGTATCTGCGTTTTCACAACATACATATCCTCCGCAACAGTACAAATGGAATGCAGATTCGTTAGGCACCCAAAGAGCTGTATTAAAAGTTCTTTCTGATGACGATACCGTATCAGCCACTATTCCGTGGAGGAATAGGAATGTTTCAAATGAACAACAATTAATTATTGTAGATAGTCTTTCCAATCATCGATTTTATCCGACTCAATACAATGAAATGAATGCACTTTCTGGAACGTTTCGTTTTCATCCAAATTCAGGTAAGGGAATTTATTATGTTTATTTTTTACCATATGAATTACATGGTTCTAAAAATTATCCAAACGCCGTTTATCTAACGCGAGAAGTTCCCTTGCAAACAAGTGCATTAAAAAAGGGAGCCAATACCAAATTCCTTCGAATTGAATCAGTAAATGAGTTTAATAATAGTTCGGAGATGGAAATTATTGCCTCACCGAATGAAATCACAGAATTCCTCAATAAAACGGGTAAACAACCTTACTATGTCTTCCCCGAGACTTTTAGACAGCCGATTATAATGAAAAATAGGCTGCCTAAAAAATGGATGATTAAAAAAGGGGCTTCGGAAATTTTGCGGGATCGAGTATCTAGAGGAGCCTTTTATGCTTTCCAGTTAGGAATTTGGTCTGCTGACCATAATCTTGATCAAGTAGAAGTGTCTGTTTCTGACTTAAAAAGCGAGACTGGAGATGTCATTAGCCGTAATAATTTTACCTGTTTTAATACGGAAGGGGTGGATTATAGAGGAAACCCAATGCGTCAGGAGGTGAATATACCCAAAGGGATAATTCAGCCCCTGTGGTGTGGGTTTGAAATTAAGAAAGATTTGGCTCCCGGAACTTACACGGGTATTGCTACAGTTACTGTGGGTCAAAAGAATAAAAAGGAAATTAAATTACAATTTGATGTAAGAGAGGATATTGCCAAAAATCTCAGTTTTGACGAGCCATGGAAAATGACGAGGTTACCGTGGCTTAATTCTAGATTAGCCGAAGGAAATACTGTTATTGCTCCTTATGAACCTTTAAAGATTACAGGAAATGAAATTCAGCTTCTTGGAAGAAAAGTAATTCTTGACTCTAGTGGATTACCAAAAAGAATTCTTACTTATTTTAACTCCAGGATGACACGGATTCTGGACCGTCCATCAGATATATTAGCAAAGCCTATTCAATTTCAAATCAAAAATAGTCGAGATGAATTCCTTCATTTTAAGGCTTCCTCCTTAAAATTTACTCAAAAGGAAGATGGAAAGGTAAGTTGGAAGACAACTCTGACTTTTTCAAAAATGGAGTTGGAGATTTTAGGTTCCATAGAGTTTGATGGTTTTATGGATTATAAAGTGAAAGTTATTGCAAAGGAGCCAGTCAGTTTAAATGATATCGCCATGGAGATTCCTGTAGCCAAAAATAAATTCCGTTACTTCATGGGCCTGGGTAAAAAAGGAGGGAATGCTCCTGATTCCTTAAAGTGGAAATGGGATGTTACCCACAAGAACCAGGATGGAGGATGGTTTGGTGGCGTCAATGGGGGAATTCAGTTTTCGTTGCGCGACCAGCACTACATGCGTCCCTTAAATACCAATTTTTATCTGAAAAAACCGCTTTTATTGCCCACCTCATGGGGAAATGATAATAAAGGAGGAATTAATATCGATAGCAAGGACGATATGGTTACGGTAAATTGCTATAGTGGAACCCGAGATCTGAAAAAGGGTGATTCTTTATATTACAATTTTCATTTATTAATAACCCCATTTCATACACTCAACACTTCACAACAGTGGGATATGCGATTTTATCATGCTTATAAACCAATTGATACTGTGGTAGCCTCAGGTGCAACGGTGGTAAATATCCATCACGGTAACGAGATAAATCCTTATATCAATTATCCGTTTATTGCCACGAAGGAAATGAAAGATTATGTGGATGAGGCCCACCAAAAAGGAATAAAAGTAAAAATTTACAATACGATACGGGAGGTTTCCAATAGACTTTATGAATTATATCCCATCCGGAGTTTGGGCCATGAAGTTTTTTCTTCGGGAGAGGGGGGAGGTTATTCCTGGTTGCAAGAGCACTTAAATGATGATTATATAGCCGCATGGTATGTGCCTCAATTCCATGACGCTGCGATCATTAATAGTGGAATGAATCGGTGGCATAATTATTATGTGGAAGGAATGAATTGGCTGGTAGATAATATAGACATTGATGGAATCTATCTTGATGATGTTGCGTTTGACCGGATTACCATGAAAAGGATAAAACGTGTTTTAACTAAGAATGGTCATCCGGGTATTATTGATTTACACTCGGCTAATCAATATAATGAGCGAGATGGATTTAATAATAGTGCCAATTTGTATTTGGAACATTTCCCATATTTGAATCGTCTCTGGTTTGGAGAATATTTTGATTATGAAAACAATGGACCGGATTTTATGCTTACCGAAGTAAGTGGAATTCCTTTTGGTCTGATGGGTGAAATGTTACAAGATGGAGGTAATTTATATCGCGGAATGTTATATGGTATGACAAATCGAATGCCATGGTCAGCAAATGCAGATCCAAGACCTATATGGAAACTTTGGGACGAATTTGAAATACAGGGATCAGAAATGATAGGTTATTGGGCAGAGGATTGTCCAGTTAAAACCGACAATGATCAAGTGCTGGTGACGGTTTATAAAAAGGGGAAGAAAGTTTTAATCTCTATGGCCAGCTGGTATCCTGAACAAACAGAGGTATCCCTTCAAATCAACTGGAAATTATTAGGTATCAAACCCAAATAA
- a CDS encoding SIS domain-containing protein: protein MEMQFADYTYHTQKEIFDQPLIWKRVYESLKFEEAKIKDFLNPILELKNLRIILTGAGSSAFIGESVQGIIQESTQLCTEAKATTDLITHPQNHFLRNIPTLLVSFARSGNSPESVETVNLADKYCDTVFYLNITCNKDGELANFANDNPEKSYNIILPEETHDKSLAMTSSFTSMLLTSILLLNSKQLESWKSSLEDLCKHTQELLNQSGKLEEIIAKDFKRVVFLGSGPMLGIARECHLKLQELTDGQLICKHDSFLGFRHGPKAVADENTLIVYLLSNHNHVLKYEKDLIEDVDKDPRKIQAICYGNGEEPISDNLALHLSSEQLSTNPFYLVSAALIGQLMGFFAALKYNLNPDNPSRTGAISRVVQGVNIYRES from the coding sequence ATGGAAATGCAGTTTGCGGATTATACATATCACACCCAAAAAGAAATATTCGATCAGCCATTGATATGGAAGAGAGTATATGAATCGCTCAAGTTTGAGGAAGCAAAAATTAAAGACTTCCTAAATCCTATATTGGAACTAAAAAATTTAAGAATCATATTGACAGGAGCCGGTTCTTCCGCTTTTATCGGTGAGTCGGTTCAGGGAATCATTCAGGAATCCACCCAATTATGTACTGAAGCCAAGGCTACTACAGATCTCATCACACATCCGCAGAACCATTTTCTTCGTAACATACCAACCCTGTTGGTTTCATTTGCGAGATCTGGAAATAGCCCCGAAAGTGTGGAAACCGTAAACCTGGCGGATAAATATTGTGATACGGTATTTTACCTGAATATTACTTGCAATAAAGATGGAGAACTCGCCAATTTTGCCAATGATAACCCTGAAAAATCATACAATATCATTTTACCAGAGGAAACTCATGACAAAAGCCTGGCAATGACTTCCAGCTTTACCTCTATGCTCCTCACCTCCATACTTTTATTGAATTCAAAACAACTAGAGTCCTGGAAATCCAGCTTGGAAGATCTCTGCAAGCATACCCAGGAACTTCTCAACCAAAGCGGTAAGCTAGAGGAAATAATCGCTAAAGACTTTAAAAGAGTGGTGTTTCTTGGTTCCGGACCAATGCTCGGTATTGCGCGTGAATGCCATTTAAAATTACAGGAGCTTACAGATGGCCAACTAATTTGTAAGCATGATTCCTTTCTTGGATTTAGGCATGGGCCAAAAGCAGTAGCCGATGAAAATACGCTGATCGTTTATCTACTCTCTAATCATAATCACGTCCTAAAATATGAAAAAGATCTTATTGAAGATGTGGATAAGGATCCCAGAAAAATACAGGCTATCTGTTACGGAAATGGGGAAGAACCCATATCGGATAACCTCGCCCTGCATTTATCCAGTGAACAATTAAGCACCAATCCGTTTTATCTCGTAAGTGCTGCCCTTATAGGTCAGTTAATGGGCTTTTTTGCTGCTTTAAAATATAATCTGAACCCTGATAATCCCTCACGAACGGGTGCAATTAGTCGGGTAGTTCAAGGAGTTAACATTTATCGAGAATCATGA
- a CDS encoding Gfo/Idh/MocA family protein, translating into MSDNTNRRNFLKLSSLAGIGLVSGNVIAKSSENYIPFKNPLETSHFNMSGYAAPKLETVRVGIIGLGMRGPGAVTRLSYIEGVEIKALCDLRPKQAEKAKELLKNTSHDPDLYSGSDYVWKEVCDRDDIDLIYIATPWEWHTPMAVYAMNSGKHVAVEVPAAKTIDECWELVETSEKTKKHCMMLENCCYDFFELLTLNMARQGFFGDIIHGEGAYLHNLLDLNFSKNGYEDMWRLRENAHRNGNLYPTHGLGPICQIMNINRGDRMDYLVSLSSNDYNMHPKAVELAKEDPFFEKYTDVKFRGNMNTTTVKTKNGRSIMVQHDVSSPRPYSRIHLVTGNKATARKWPEQLISKGHEWMSPEEMKEVEEKYMPEIVKKVGELAKKAGGHGGMDFIMTWRLIDCLRNGLPLDQDVYDAATWSAIAPLSEYSVRNKSQTLDVPDFTRGNWKTNEPVDISLKGAGNTKIQIQ; encoded by the coding sequence ATGTCCGACAACACAAACAGAAGAAATTTTTTAAAGCTCTCATCCCTGGCAGGAATTGGCCTGGTTAGCGGAAATGTTATTGCCAAAAGCAGTGAAAATTACATTCCTTTCAAAAACCCCTTGGAAACCTCGCATTTCAACATGTCAGGTTACGCAGCACCAAAGCTGGAGACCGTACGTGTCGGAATTATTGGGCTTGGCATGCGAGGACCAGGAGCCGTTACCCGCTTAAGCTATATCGAAGGTGTGGAAATTAAAGCGCTGTGCGATCTCCGACCAAAACAAGCTGAAAAGGCTAAAGAATTATTAAAAAATACATCGCACGATCCTGATTTATATTCTGGAAGTGATTACGTTTGGAAGGAAGTTTGTGACCGCGACGACATCGATCTTATCTATATTGCCACTCCCTGGGAATGGCATACCCCTATGGCTGTTTACGCTATGAATTCCGGAAAACATGTTGCTGTAGAAGTTCCCGCTGCCAAAACAATTGATGAGTGCTGGGAATTGGTGGAAACTTCCGAAAAAACAAAGAAGCATTGCATGATGTTGGAAAATTGCTGTTACGATTTCTTTGAGCTTCTAACCTTGAATATGGCCAGACAGGGATTTTTCGGAGATATTATTCACGGTGAAGGTGCCTATTTGCATAACCTATTAGATTTGAATTTTAGCAAAAATGGCTACGAGGATATGTGGAGACTTAGAGAAAATGCTCATAGAAATGGTAATTTATATCCTACACATGGTTTGGGTCCCATCTGCCAAATCATGAACATTAACCGTGGAGACCGCATGGATTATTTGGTTTCCCTCTCCAGTAATGACTATAATATGCACCCTAAAGCAGTGGAGCTAGCCAAGGAGGATCCATTTTTTGAGAAGTATACCGATGTTAAGTTTCGAGGTAATATGAATACCACCACTGTGAAAACCAAAAACGGTAGAAGTATAATGGTCCAGCATGATGTTAGCTCGCCCCGACCTTATTCAAGAATTCATCTGGTGACAGGAAATAAGGCGACAGCAAGAAAGTGGCCTGAACAACTAATCTCCAAAGGACATGAATGGATGAGTCCGGAAGAAATGAAGGAAGTTGAAGAGAAATATATGCCAGAAATCGTTAAAAAAGTGGGAGAACTCGCTAAAAAGGCAGGCGGCCATGGAGGAATGGATTTCATTATGACCTGGAGGCTCATCGATTGTCTTCGAAATGGCCTCCCATTGGACCAGGACGTTTACGATGCAGCCACCTGGAGCGCTATTGCACCTTTAAGCGAATATTCCGTAAGAAATAAATCCCAAACATTAGATGTGCCTGATTTTACCCGAGGGAATTGGAAAACTAACGAACCTGTCGATATCAGTTTAAAAGGAGCAGGTAATACCAAAATTCAAATACAATAA
- a CDS encoding class II fructose-bisphosphate aldolase, giving the protein MKIKDRLVEFTKKKRGLLATNFYNLETLHGVLRAAADLNEPLILQLTQSSIDYMGLETAVNLGRTGLKQFGVEGYLHLDHGGSVELVQKCLDAGFDSVMIDGSELPFDENIKITKEVVKRAKKYGAHVEGELGYVAKLGQDHGGGFTQPHEAKTFVEATGVDALAVAIGTAHGFYKKEPKLDLPLLQQIAAITPSTLVLHGSSGVPSKQVQAAISKGICKVNLATEIKNIFMSTLQQELQQSQEIDLRKVFPKATMKITELVKMKLIMIKNENYATTIH; this is encoded by the coding sequence ATGAAAATAAAAGACAGACTAGTAGAATTTACGAAGAAAAAAAGGGGGTTGCTGGCAACCAATTTTTACAATTTAGAGACTTTACATGGCGTTCTTCGAGCTGCGGCTGATCTAAATGAACCACTCATTTTACAGCTTACCCAGAGTTCAATAGATTATATGGGATTAGAAACTGCCGTAAATCTTGGACGTACCGGATTGAAACAATTTGGAGTGGAAGGCTATTTACACCTGGATCATGGCGGCTCTGTAGAATTAGTACAAAAATGTCTGGATGCAGGATTTGACTCTGTAATGATCGACGGAAGTGAACTTCCATTCGATGAAAATATTAAAATTACCAAAGAGGTCGTCAAAAGGGCTAAAAAATACGGCGCCCATGTAGAGGGAGAACTGGGTTATGTAGCGAAACTGGGACAAGATCACGGCGGTGGTTTCACCCAACCCCACGAAGCAAAAACCTTCGTAGAAGCAACCGGCGTAGATGCCCTCGCAGTAGCCATAGGAACTGCTCATGGCTTTTATAAAAAAGAACCCAAATTAGATCTCCCCTTACTGCAGCAGATTGCAGCAATTACGCCATCCACCTTAGTATTACATGGTAGTTCTGGGGTGCCTTCCAAACAAGTGCAGGCCGCCATTAGCAAAGGGATATGCAAAGTGAACCTTGCCACAGAGATTAAAAATATATTCATGAGTACTCTTCAACAAGAATTACAACAAAGCCAAGAGATTGATTTACGAAAAGTCTTTCCAAAAGCAACAATGAAGATTACAGAATTGGTTAAGATGAAATTGATAATGATAAAAAATGAGAATTATGCTACGACCATTCATTGA
- a CDS encoding carbohydrate kinase family protein, whose product MSAKKILVIGELNVDILLNHILGFPEVGKEILASNMSTVLGSSSAIFASNLASLGAKVSFCGTIGQDAYADIVLASLRKSQVATQFIHTVSEENTGATIILNYNQDRANITYCGAMDSLTSDLIPWQKISEFDHIHISNFFIQKGIRDDIIEIFKRIKGYGVTTSLDMQWDVEEKWDFDYKRGLQFIDIFLPNEAEILKLTKSKTLQQAIGKIQPYDGYLVIKQGIKGSRGIHKNEEVVCPAYHLKPFVDAIGAGDSFNAGFILKFLEEASLEECLDMGNKIGAISTTATGGTKAFENKKSIEKRLSQLH is encoded by the coding sequence ATGTCAGCTAAAAAAATATTGGTAATAGGAGAACTTAATGTAGATATACTTCTTAACCATATTCTAGGGTTTCCGGAAGTAGGAAAGGAAATCCTGGCTTCAAATATGAGTACAGTTCTAGGAAGTTCCTCAGCTATTTTTGCCTCCAACCTGGCTTCTCTTGGCGCCAAAGTAAGCTTTTGTGGCACCATTGGCCAAGATGCCTATGCTGATATTGTCCTGGCTAGCCTACGAAAAAGCCAGGTTGCTACCCAATTTATTCATACAGTTTCAGAAGAAAATACAGGAGCAACAATTATTTTAAATTATAACCAGGACCGGGCAAATATTACCTACTGTGGGGCCATGGACAGCCTGACTTCTGATTTAATACCATGGCAAAAGATTTCTGAGTTTGATCATATTCATATTTCAAACTTCTTTATCCAAAAAGGAATTCGAGATGATATCATTGAAATTTTTAAAAGAATAAAAGGTTATGGCGTAACCACCTCCCTGGATATGCAATGGGATGTTGAAGAAAAATGGGACTTTGATTACAAAAGGGGACTTCAGTTTATAGATATTTTTCTTCCCAATGAAGCAGAAATTTTAAAATTAACAAAGAGTAAAACACTCCAGCAAGCCATTGGTAAAATTCAACCTTACGATGGCTACCTTGTTATCAAGCAAGGAATAAAAGGTAGTAGAGGTATCCATAAAAATGAAGAAGTGGTATGCCCTGCTTATCATTTAAAACCCTTTGTGGATGCCATAGGTGCGGGGGATAGTTTTAATGCAGGATTTATTTTAAAATTTTTAGAAGAAGCTTCACTAGAGGAATGCCTGGATATGGGCAATAAGATTGGAGCCATTAGCACAACCGCCACAGGGGGTACTAAGGCGTTTGAAAATAAGAAATCCATTGAAAAAAGATTAAGCCAATTACATTAA
- the agaR gene encoding transcriptional repressor AgaR, with the protein MKKTAQRRSLILEELDKNGQVDVNELSELLGVSEVTIRNDLDKLANNNLLIRAHGGAFKTSNIALTINEKKRLNIDVKRKIGKKAASLINEEDSIILDSGTTTFEISNNLGDFNRVTVISNALDIINNLAEKPSVEVFMPGGYLKEFSMSLVGPMAERNLKQLFCNKLFLGVDGIRLNQGVFTHHMEEAYLNQIMIDIAEEVILVADSSKFNKSGLAFICGFDKINKIITDDKISQNELSFFEKNNIEVIIA; encoded by the coding sequence ATGAAAAAAACCGCGCAACGACGTTCCCTGATATTAGAAGAACTTGATAAGAACGGACAAGTAGATGTTAATGAATTAAGTGAACTATTAGGGGTTAGTGAAGTAACAATCAGAAATGATTTAGATAAACTAGCCAATAACAATCTACTGATAAGAGCGCACGGCGGTGCCTTTAAAACGAGTAATATAGCCCTTACGATTAATGAGAAAAAGCGCTTAAATATTGATGTAAAAAGGAAAATTGGTAAAAAAGCTGCTTCCTTAATTAACGAAGAAGATTCCATAATTTTAGATTCCGGGACAACCACTTTTGAAATCTCTAATAATCTTGGAGATTTTAACAGGGTTACCGTTATAAGTAATGCACTGGATATCATAAATAACTTAGCAGAAAAACCTTCTGTAGAAGTTTTTATGCCTGGCGGCTATTTAAAAGAATTCTCCATGTCATTGGTTGGACCTATGGCTGAAAGAAATTTGAAACAACTTTTTTGCAACAAATTATTTCTCGGGGTCGATGGAATCCGATTAAACCAGGGAGTCTTTACACATCACATGGAGGAAGCTTACCTCAACCAAATCATGATCGACATTGCCGAAGAAGTCATCCTTGTAGCAGACAGCTCAAAATTTAATAAATCTGGATTGGCCTTTATATGCGGTTTTGACAAGATCAACAAAATCATTACTGACGATAAAATTTCTCAAAATGAACTTTCCTTTTTTGAGAAAAATAATATCGAAGTAATTATTGCCTGA
- a CDS encoding amidohydrolase family protein, which produces MLRPFIDAHVHLNTPTLEKLKMAKDLDAYFVSINTEIPFFISLKEQEKTIHKLNEFDKRIAFITSFETKNINEDNWSDRAIQQIKTGLDHGARAVKIWKNIGMDASLKDREGNFIMVDHPKLMPIYQYLSDNDILLIGHQGEPRNCWLPLEKMTVDSDRNYFSEHPEYHMYKNPEYPSYEEQMKARDNVLEKFPKMKYVGLHLFSMEYDIEEVAKRLDKYPNTKTDLAERICHIQLQAKNDPEKVRDFFIKYQDRIIYGTDVIDDGSFTAKEATERLKYLWNYHWKFFSTSQTMEAEEFKGTFKGLELPEKVLTKIFRDNAIETYRLDKELLTY; this is translated from the coding sequence ATGCTACGACCATTCATTGATGCCCATGTGCATTTAAACACCCCTACTCTTGAAAAACTCAAGATGGCCAAAGATTTAGATGCCTATTTCGTATCTATCAATACCGAAATCCCATTCTTTATTAGCCTAAAGGAGCAAGAGAAAACGATTCATAAACTAAATGAATTTGATAAACGAATCGCTTTTATTACCAGTTTTGAAACCAAGAATATTAATGAGGATAATTGGAGCGATAGAGCCATACAGCAGATAAAAACAGGTTTGGATCATGGGGCTAGAGCCGTAAAAATATGGAAAAATATAGGAATGGATGCCAGCCTGAAAGACCGTGAAGGTAATTTTATTATGGTGGATCATCCCAAATTAATGCCTATTTACCAATACTTAAGTGATAATGATATTTTACTTATAGGACACCAGGGTGAACCTAGAAATTGTTGGCTTCCCCTGGAAAAAATGACAGTAGACTCCGACCGTAATTACTTTTCAGAGCATCCAGAATATCACATGTATAAGAATCCCGAATACCCTTCCTATGAGGAACAAATGAAGGCCCGTGATAATGTGCTGGAAAAATTTCCGAAAATGAAATATGTGGGACTCCACTTATTTAGTATGGAATATGATATCGAGGAGGTTGCCAAAAGACTAGATAAATACCCGAACACAAAAACGGATCTTGCAGAGCGGATATGTCACATTCAACTCCAGGCAAAAAACGATCCTGAAAAAGTTCGTGACTTTTTCATTAAATATCAGGACCGAATAATCTATGGAACAGACGTCATAGATGACGGCTCATTTACGGCTAAAGAAGCCACAGAAAGACTGAAATACCTCTGGAATTACCATTGGAAATTTTTTAGCACTTCACAGACTATGGAGGCGGAAGAATTCAAAGGCACTTTCAAAGGGCTTGAACTACCGGAAAAAGTTCTTACAAAGATTTTCCGGGACAATGCGATTGAAACCTATCGCCTTGATAAAGAATTATTGACTTATTAA
- a CDS encoding 1-phosphofructokinase family hexose kinase yields the protein MDTGTVNRISSLKAFPGGKGTHVACALNEMGIPVKLMGIWAGKSGEYIRQECHKRNIPTCGIEIDGENRRCYTFRSLNTAFNSTELLEPGPELLEQNWKEFLKDFRKQITEVQLIIISGSFPKNAPQDAYLQLIELCNRVGKKVIIDCSGIQLKNAMRSSFFGIHINEQEIRNLAAHNSITDTIKSLKEKTTWLALTLGKKGLRLIKGNEEVQANVVVNNVKSTVGSGDCLTAGIAAAIFKKLGMKEIARYGVAFGAANCLNENLGMLRKEDVNDLIRNVNIKISSYVS from the coding sequence ATGGATACAGGAACAGTGAACCGAATTTCTTCCTTAAAGGCTTTTCCAGGAGGTAAAGGAACTCATGTGGCCTGTGCCTTGAATGAAATGGGAATCCCGGTAAAACTTATGGGAATCTGGGCGGGAAAATCTGGCGAATATATTCGCCAGGAGTGTCATAAACGCAATATTCCAACCTGTGGAATTGAAATCGATGGAGAAAACCGCAGGTGCTACACCTTTCGGTCCCTTAATACAGCTTTTAATTCCACCGAATTATTAGAACCTGGACCTGAGCTTTTAGAACAAAACTGGAAGGAGTTTTTAAAAGACTTTCGAAAACAAATCACAGAGGTTCAATTAATAATAATTTCAGGTTCCTTTCCTAAAAATGCTCCCCAAGATGCCTATCTTCAACTTATTGAACTCTGTAATAGAGTTGGAAAGAAAGTAATTATCGACTGTTCTGGAATACAACTCAAAAATGCAATGCGATCATCTTTTTTCGGAATCCATATCAATGAACAAGAAATAAGGAACCTAGCAGCACATAATTCCATTACCGATACCATCAAATCTCTTAAAGAAAAAACTACCTGGTTGGCCTTGACCTTAGGAAAGAAAGGATTACGACTCATCAAAGGCAATGAAGAGGTTCAGGCAAATGTCGTTGTTAATAATGTAAAAAGCACTGTAGGAAGTGGCGACTGCCTAACCGCAGGAATTGCTGCGGCTATTTTCAAAAAATTAGGTATGAAGGAGATCGCTCGTTACGGTGTAGCCTTTGGTGCTGCAAATTGTCTAAATGAAAACCTTGGTATGCTTCGCAAAGAAGATGTCAATGACCTAATTAGAAATGTGAATATAAAAATCAGCAGCTATGTCAGCTAA
- a CDS encoding glycoside hydrolase domain-containing protein, giving the protein MYAPEIKDFQPAKQFKIGETISVSPRKGWLLIIDSKG; this is encoded by the coding sequence ATTTATGCTCCTGAAATAAAAGATTTCCAGCCCGCTAAGCAATTTAAAATAGGGGAAACCATTTCTGTATCACCCAGGAAAGGGTGGTTATTAATTATCGACAGTAAAGGGTAA